In Lathamus discolor isolate bLatDis1 chromosome 1, bLatDis1.hap1, whole genome shotgun sequence, the following are encoded in one genomic region:
- the LOC136006206 gene encoding uncharacterized protein LOC136006206, whose product MAYWSLGGAEVPNICVLTARGAVAQELRYAAVCLLGVAIATVGGGPIPRSTVRKRYGGKALKCCAAAARACHRVSSAGSARLRRARSGSTERRGPALPCPGPPGCQNRDVRDPACKNPWKGCHPELCCVRSSPHRSLPAAPATVGKPRERELTREERRSPSCLQQPLRSQGTEEMATLPYPYPPACCKRSVLGNETKRETPLCRERHLAWI is encoded by the exons ATGGCGTATTGGTCGCTAGGGGGCGCCGAGGTGCCCAATATCTGTGTGTTGACCGCCAGGGGCGCTGTGGCTCAAGAGTTGCGCTATGCCGCTGTGTGTCTACTAGGGGTCGCCATTGCGACAGTGGGTGGAGGGCCAATCCCGAGGTCGACAGTCAGGAAGCGCTACGGCGGCAAGGCATTGAAATGCTGCGCGGCGGCGGCCAGGGCGTGCCACCGTGTCAGCAGTGCGGGTAGCGCGCGGCTGAGGCGCGCTCGGAGCGGGAGCACCGAGAGGCGaggccctgccctgccctgcccggggCCTCCGGGCTGCCAGAACAGGGACGTGCGAG ACCCGGCTTGCAAGAATCCGTGGAAGGGTTGTCATCCGGAGCTGTGCTGCGTCCGGAGCTCTCCCCATCGCAGCCTTCCAGCTGCACCGGCAACAGTGGGAAAACCTCGGGAAAG GGAGTTAACGAGGGAGGAGCGCAGAAGTCCCAGCTGTCTACAACAGCCTCTGCGCAGCCAAG GTACAGAGGAGATGGCCACACTGCCATACCCATACCCGCCTGCTTGCTGCAAGAGATCCGTCCTCGGGAATGAAACTAAAAGAGAGACCCCTCTGTGCAGAGAGAGGCACTTGGCATGGATTTAA